Part of the Candidatus Methylarchaceae archaeon HK02M2 genome, TAATTATCCAATAACATCTGTTCTAGCTTGCAAAGGCTGCATATTTAATTGCATTACTTGTGGAGGATCTCAGTACGCTTATCAAAAGTATTATAATAGGTTGTCGCTTGCATATAGTAGACCTGAAAAACTTGTCGAAGAAATTCAAAGCATACAACGATATTTAGATGGACCGACTTTTATTTTAGGCGATCTTCGGATAATAGGAAAAAAATATGCTGAATCGGTCTTTGATGTTATGAAAAAGGAAAAGGTAGATAATCCATTAGTAATTGAGCTTTTTATGCCAGCTAGCAAAGATTATTTGGAAAAAATCGCTAAAAGTGTTCCTAACTTCAACTTAGAAATTTCACCTGAATCTCATAATGAGATTATTCGACAATCCTTTGGTAGATCTTATGGTAATAATGAACTTGAGAAGACTATATCACATGCATTCAAAATAGGATGTCGAAGATTCGATATTTTCTTTATGATAGGTCTTCCTTATCAAACAACAGAATCCGTTTTGGATACAGCAGAATATTGTCGGGATATACTTGAAAAGTACGGGAAAGATAAAAACCTTCATCCCTTTATCGCACCTCTCGCTCCATTTTTAGATCCAGGAAGTATAGCATTTGAAGATCCAAAAAATCATGGATATCAATTATTCTTTAAGGAATTGGAAGACTATAGGGAAGCCGTAACTTACCCTAGTTGGAAATACTTCTTAAGTTATCAGACTACATGGATGACTAGAGATGAATTAGTGGAAGTCACATACGATGTTGCTAATTTTTTAAATCGAATTAAATCTCAATTCAATCTTATTGATTCCAATTCTTATGAAATAATCAATATGCAAATACAATCCGCTTGTAATACATTGGAAAAGATAGATAGAATAATGAAAATTGATAATCACAAAGTACGTTCTGAAGAATTACATAACTTAAAAAGCCAAATTGGAGAGATAAATCAAAAGTTATTATGTGCTAAAGATGAACTATTGAGGTGGTCCATATAAATGGTAAGTGATAGATTTGAAAGGACTAAATTACCTTGATACCGAAGATCCAAAGATCGTAGCTTTTTGTGGTAAAGGCGGAGTTGGTAAGACTACATGTGCAACTGCTACTGCTTTACACTTTGCAAAAAAAGGACTTAAAACATTACTTATTTCAACTGATCCGACCCCTTCATTATCCGATATATTAGACATCGATATTAGCGGTACCATCACCCATGCTCCTTATAAAGGCCTTGAAGCAGTAGAATTAGATTATGAGCTTGTCATAGAAAGATGGAAAGAAAAATTTGGAGGTGAAGTGTACGAAGTCTTATCATCTTTCTTGCCAGTAGGTGAAGAGATAATAGACTATATCGCAGGTGCACCTGGCATAGATGAGGAATTTGCACTGAGTTATATACTCGACTTTTATGAGAGTAGAGATTACGATCGGATAGTATGGGATACTGCTCCTGCAGGCGGCACTCTCTCTCTCGTTAAATTACAGGATAAATTTTATACTCATCTAGGCGAAGCTGCAAAATTATATATCAGAGTTCGCAAAGCAGTAGATACTCTCATAAAGGGTAGAGCAAAAAGAGACCCTTTGGATATAATTGCATCATGGGAAAACTTAGCCCAAAGGGTTCTTGATATGATCAAGAATAAGAAGACTCATGCAATAATCGTAACCATTCCAGAGGCTTTAGGAGTTCGCCAGACCGAGAGAGTTTTTAATGAGCTTAAAGCTTTTGGTATGTTGGTAAGTCAAATTATTATTAATTATGTTATTACTGATGACAACTGTACTTGCGATTTTCTCAAACAAAGAGCCAATATGCAGAAAAATTATATCAATTCACTCAAAGAGAGATATAGCGAAGATCCTGGTTTAGCTATACTCTATCAGCTACCATGTGAAGTAAGAGGGATCGAGGAGATAAGAAAAGTAGAATCATTGCTATTCTCATAGGAAAACATATATTTAATTTAATTTTAGTGTTGATGAAATGTCAGAAAGAGTATCTCTACCAACATGCACCTCGTGCAATAGACCTATAACGCCTGGTGAGAAGGCAGCGAAGTTTTACTGCTTCAATTGTGGTCAAGTAGTTATATGGAGATGTGAAAAGTGCAGAAAATTTTCAAGAGACTTTAAGTGCGTTAACTGTAGCTTTATAGGTCCATAATTTTATATCATTATTCTAAATTTTGATTTATTATCCCTTAAATAAAGAAGGGATCATTGGTACATTATTCGATTTTTACCATTTGTTTCTTTTTATAGTCGGTTATCACTTCAGCGTATCCACGAATTTCATCGTCAAGATCAGGGCTACCAGTGTCGACCCTTAAACTCTTTAACTTTCCTATCTTGTACTCTGTTGCAACTATTATTATATTATTCAAACCTACTTGTCGAATCACAGCAGGACTGAATTGCTGATTTCCTCTTCCAAAGATGAAACCTTGCCCTCCTATTGGTGTTAAAATAATTTTCACATCCTTTCCTTTTATTCTCTTTAATATTTCTTCTTCATTCACGTCTTTAGCTATGATTTTTTTGTTACAAAAAATGTCGGCCCCTAAAAGGGTTTTTTTCTCATCTAAAAGGTCTCCGATAGTACGAGTTGTAGTTCCAGGACCAATTAGATAAATCAAATTGGCTTTCATTTCTTCGATTATATACAAAGCTATTGCCGCTTGGTTATACATTTCAACTTTTGTCATCGGACTCGCTATTTTCGCTCCCTGAATTAAGTTTGGCTCATACGGAGTTAATAAATAACCATAAAGCTTTGCAGACAACCGACCCTTCCTATAGGCCTCCTCATCTACATCCATAACTTCTGCCTCTCTAAGAGGTAAATTTTGATGCAAGAACTCTATTGTTATCTTAGCTGAGGCTAAAGGACCTACAGCAAAAACTGAACTGTGCATTTTTACTCCTGTTGGTACCCCTAAAACTGGAAGTTCTAAACTAACGGAATCTAGAATATCACGGGCAGTTCCATCCCCTCCACAAAAGATAAGAAGATCTACACCAGAATCCTTGATTCTTTTAGCAAGTTCCTTAGTATCTTCAGCAGTGGTCTCCTTCTTTTCTTTGCCTAAAGTAGTCAAAGCGAAACCATGATTACGAGCTTCATCTTCTCCCATTATTCCAGCTCCTGTAATGATTCTGACCCTCTCTTTCTCAGGTTCCAATCCCGTAAGAAATGACTTTGCTCTCTTTGGGGAAATAGGCTTAGCTCCTAGAAGATACGCCTTTTTCAAGATGAATTTTCCATCAGTGCCTTTAAGACCTACTGCTCCACCCATTCCGGCAATAGGATTTACGATGAAACCAATAGTTTTCATAGCAATATCTCCAACTATTGAAATTAAACAAATAAGCATACTTTAAAAGATTAAATTAAAAAATTAATTAACGTTCTTAACAAAAGATACAAAAATAATCGATAATTATATTAGTAGAATTATATAGCGAATTTTAGATAGATTTGGGTAAAGTACTTGTTAGATTAAAGGTATTACCTATAGATGCCGAAACCAAACCAAATGAAGTCTTAGAATCTGTTCAAAAGAGCTTACCATCGAACATGGAAGTGAAAAGAGTTATCGAGGATCCAATAGCTTTTGG contains:
- a CDS encoding zinc finger domain-containing protein, producing the protein MSERVSLPTCTSCNRPITPGEKAAKFYCFNCGQVVIWRCEKCRKFSRDFKCVNCSFIGP
- a CDS encoding ArsA family ATPase; the encoded protein is MKGLNYLDTEDPKIVAFCGKGGVGKTTCATATALHFAKKGLKTLLISTDPTPSLSDILDIDISGTITHAPYKGLEAVELDYELVIERWKEKFGGEVYEVLSSFLPVGEEIIDYIAGAPGIDEEFALSYILDFYESRDYDRIVWDTAPAGGTLSLVKLQDKFYTHLGEAAKLYIRVRKAVDTLIKGRAKRDPLDIIASWENLAQRVLDMIKNKKTHAIIVTIPEALGVRQTERVFNELKAFGMLVSQIIINYVITDDNCTCDFLKQRANMQKNYINSLKERYSEDPGLAILYQLPCEVRGIEEIRKVESLLFS
- a CDS encoding TIGR04190 family B12-binding domain/radical SAM domain protein: MTRKTDLVLLHAPSVYDFRKRSIMYGPISDVVPPTPIFDMYPIGFISILRYLELYGYKVRIINIALKMLEDPKFDPENQIKHLKSEAFGIDFHWLVHAQGSLELARIIKKHHPNSPVILGGLSSTYFHNQIIQNYPYVDYIIRGDSAEKPLLQLMQHIENKSKKCPENVQNITWRDSNNKIHINSLSFVPECLDDFLIDCGSIVKSALRYRDVSGHLPCKEWNNYPITSVLACKGCIFNCITCGGSQYAYQKYYNRLSLAYSRPEKLVEEIQSIQRYLDGPTFILGDLRIIGKKYAESVFDVMKKEKVDNPLVIELFMPASKDYLEKIAKSVPNFNLEISPESHNEIIRQSFGRSYGNNELEKTISHAFKIGCRRFDIFFMIGLPYQTTESVLDTAEYCRDILEKYGKDKNLHPFIAPLAPFLDPGSIAFEDPKNHGYQLFFKELEDYREAVTYPSWKYFLSYQTTWMTRDELVEVTYDVANFLNRIKSQFNLIDSNSYEIINMQIQSACNTLEKIDRIMKIDNHKVRSEELHNLKSQIGEINQKLLCAKDELLRWSI
- a CDS encoding ATP-NAD kinase family protein codes for the protein MKTIGFIVNPIAGMGGAVGLKGTDGKFILKKAYLLGAKPISPKRAKSFLTGLEPEKERVRIITGAGIMGEDEARNHGFALTTLGKEKKETTAEDTKELAKRIKDSGVDLLIFCGGDGTARDILDSVSLELPVLGVPTGVKMHSSVFAVGPLASAKITIEFLHQNLPLREAEVMDVDEEAYRKGRLSAKLYGYLLTPYEPNLIQGAKIASPMTKVEMYNQAAIALYIIEEMKANLIYLIGPGTTTRTIGDLLDEKKTLLGADIFCNKKIIAKDVNEEEILKRIKGKDVKIILTPIGGQGFIFGRGNQQFSPAVIRQVGLNNIIIVATEYKIGKLKSLRVDTGSPDLDDEIRGYAEVITDYKKKQMVKIE